Part of the Prunus dulcis chromosome 8, ALMONDv2, whole genome shotgun sequence genome is shown below.
AAGAAACTTCAGTGACAGAATAATTAGATTGATTTGGAGGTTTACATATAAGTTGACAATTGAAtattctgttttctttctttcatttattcCGACTGTTTTTTGCAATTAGAGATATGCACAAATTGGCTACTTGTTTAGTGGCTTTGCAgctcccttttcttttctgttcgTTTTGGTGATTCCAGAACAAGCTTTAGGCCTTTCTGTAAGATGATGATTATAATTGACTATTTCTTTTCAGAATATATACAGATTATTACGCAACAGAAATAGAGAATCAAATTTGCTTTGTAATTGTGTGATCAACCAAACTGGTTGCTCGTGTAAGAgaatttttcattcatttatttaCACTGCTAAATTCATTCACAGTGGAAATTTGCTTCATATCTTTCGATCATGAAATTTGTACTACGTTTTGGACAGGGGCCGCGCGAACGCAGGCCCCCACTGGCACAAATTATGACGTTGGCTCTCCCACTAGGGGAGACCATAGGGTAGCACCCCTCCTATGTGCAATGGAGGTCACTAACCTAGGCCATGGGCCTTCTTGAGCACCCAAAAACCCCGTCCAGGTAAGTATGTTCCAATGGGTCTGGTCGACTTTTTTTATAGAGGCGTCGCATTCCAACTCTCTTATGTTTTTTCGATATGGGACAAAACTAAAACAGACTAAAATCCACCTAGACAAGAATAGGCTCTTTCAGTCTTTGAACAATTATGAAATATGGGTTGTATTGCAGTTTGACACAGCTATCCTTGTTCTTTATCTAGCAGGCCAGAAAGGTATTCAATTGGGTTAATTTCTATGCTGTGCCAtatattgaaaatttgttACTGTTATTTGGCGACCACCAAAGTTATCAACTTCATTGCAGCAGTTTGAGCAAATCTACAACTTCAGCAATGCCCTCTGGCCTCTGAACATTGCATGCTATACAGAAAACCTTGAAATTTTATCATTGGAACAAAGATCAAATTTGGATATGAAtgtagttttcttattttatatttatataaatgatagtataaattaatctaatatatGGGGAGGAGGACTCGAATTTGAGTGCAAAAGTATGTGCTCATTATCTTAGTTGACTGGCCTAACTCACGTCTACGCACTGAATGTGCTGTTTTGTTGAACATATGATGTTTTACTGAAGCTTTAAAACCAAATCCAAGGGATTGCTTGAAAGCTAAGGCTGATTTTAAGCCTTGGCTTATGAGCAATCTTTGTTCTCCAGTCAAATGGTATGGTTGTTTCCCTTGGATTGATGTGTTCGTGTTTACTTGCTGGTACTTATGGAAATAGAGAAATCAACATGTTTTTAGTGGTGATGATAGCCTTACCTTTGCACCCATGTCAAATTGTTGCTGCAGTTCTTGAGTGGATCAAAGCTATTGGTACGACTAAAAATCAGGAAATTAAGGTGCAGCAGGTTATGTCCTGGGGACCTCTTATTTCTGAttggtttaaattaaatgttgATGGCTCTAGAAGGGGTATGTCTGGCGCTATTGGGGCTTGGGGGTTTGATTCGAGACTCTGATTGGATTTGGCATGGGGCTTGGGGGTTTGATTCGAGACTGTTCGGATTTGGCCACCCAGATTTTAGAAGAAGATCTTTGGGGATTATTCTTTGGCCTTATTCTTAAATTTCCATACTTTCTGTTGATCGTATAGCATATAATATTCACTGCTAGacataattataaataatacgATCTTATTATGTATAATCATAAATTTAATGTCCATTTTAGtccaaaaaatttgaataattataagtcaacaaaatttaatatatttaagtACGGGTATTTCTAACTAAAAATCatgaacaaaaattacaattaaattataagttttttgatgataaaaataaatagttttaAACTAAGAATTGTAGGGCTTTACCCCAAAGGGAGCCCTTCCAGAAATTCTCAGAGGCCACGGCTGAACCGCGGCCAGTGAGGGGGTTTGGAAATAGTTTTCAACCAGCAATAGACGCGCCTCGGTTAGAACCTCATAAGCTGCGTCATTGCCCCAAGCGCAAAGATGCTTCTTCCAATCGATTTGGCTCGCTTTTATAATACTACAGCAACTCAGCCTTTCTCACTACGTCGATGTGGGACAGCAACAAGCCATGATCCAATTACTGGACATATGACAAGTGGAACCAGAGTTGAAAGACACAATTAGCATTTCGAATCTTTAAAATCTGGCAACCTAATTTGGGCCATGATTTAAAGGATGCAACAAATTCCATTTCAAATCTTGTATAGTGAGAAGCCATCTTAAAGAAGACGTAAAACTCACGGATGACAGGCTATGTAGAATGATATATAAGCTTGTAAACAGATCAGATTCATATCATATTCAGATTATCAAAATAAACTTATATAATTTCatatacaaaaatattaaattcagATTAGATTGAATTATTATCGGAATCATTTTAAGACTCAGAAAAAAAAGTACTAAATCAATATAGGTGAGCAATATGAATCTTAAAATTACTTGCGTAACATTGTGGGTTGGTTTGTCGGTCAACTTCACTGATTGATGTGGAAGTTATTTTGTTCTTAGCTGCAAACACGTTTTCACTTGATAAGCCAAGCATTTAGCACTCCTCGTATACAATATTTGGTTTAAACAGACAATAAAATACGAAAACTTCattaaacttatttgaaaatattaatcATGAACTCAAACATTGGGGATTGAATATGTAAATACAATATAAATTGCGTAATGGTGAATTTAATAATTGGTAAAAATTCATGTTTcataaaatttatactttcaTTTATGCAGTTTAAATTTTGACAATTTAATCACATGATATGGggctgtattttttttttatgtggaaaataaaattacaaagcaaaaatattttgggCACGCATGcccaaaaagttaaaaaagaaagcatttaAAAAAGACAATGGCAACCCAAATTTCCAACCTAGACGGGGAAAACTTGTGACCTAGGCCCGCAAGCAATTCCGAAGTCAACTTCACTAAAGATGTGATGAAATTGCAGGGACTCACAAAGTGAACTGAGGTGCCAAATGTCTTCGATTAGAAGAGATACACCAGGGATTAACTTGGAATCTTTTTCAATGATGATTTTCTTCCAACCTCTATCGAAAGCATGGGCGTCTTATCACGAAGAGCAAACCACTCAGTATTTTGGACAGAATTAGATAGATTCCAAATATCAAATTACGacttcaaatattaaattgaCTGGAACAAAATAGATAAGCCAGAAAACCACAGGCATCTGACTTTTTTTCGTAATAATTCTAAATTCTTGGGACTATATTAATAGGGCCCCACTCCGAAGAGAGAGCCCTTCCAGAAATTCTCGAGGGCACATGGCTGAACCAAGGCCCAAGAGGGGGTTTGGAAATAGTTTTCAACCAGCAATAGACGCGCCTCGGTTAGAACCTCATAAGCTGCGTCATTGCCCCAAGCGCAAAGATACCTCAATCATTGGCTTCCGCTCGCTATTATCCCACTACAGCAACTCAGCCTTTTCCGCTCCGTCGATGTGGGACTACAACTTCTTCTTTTACAATTGTATCCAATTGCGGGACAGATGACAAGTGGACCCAGATAATTgaaaaccaatataaaatacaaataagaCATTGGGGGGCTGTGAACTTGGATGCTTTGAAGGCCACATCATGTATGCACATCTTCAAAAACCAAAGTACTTTATTGCCCCAAAAACATGCTTATACCAAAGATATAGCAGCCACAACGCATTGCACAcattttattgcaattttaAGAGCTGAGCAATACAATAAAACACAAATTTGGGAATACCAATCCACATCCTTAATTAACTTTGTTCGATAAATTTAAGGAAAAGCTTGGATAAGAGATTGGACAACATGAATGGGAGTGATAGTGTGTCGGCTAAAGCCAGCCTCAACAAGAACATATCCCCATTCTTTCATGGTCCTTTCTTTGCCTGTGTTTGTATGGGCCATCATCACCATATCTAGCATCAATCTCACATTTGTTAGCTTCTTGTCTTGTTTTTCATTGTCTTCTTCAATTACAGCTTCTACTATTATCACCTTCCCTTTGTCCTCCGGAATAGCTTCCCTGCACTTCTTAAGGATACGGATGCACTCATCGTCTCCCCAGTCATGAAGAACCCACTGCAATTCACAAAAACGAAATCAAATCGGACCATTTATCATAATGTGTCTTGTTGAGCAAGAAAACTTCTAGCAATACAATAAGGGGAGTAATTCTAGAGGAATCACACTTTTTTTAGTTACATTAGCAAATCACATAATGTGACAGTTGATGTGTCAATTAACTTATGATTTGAATAACAATCAATGTAATAACTACACGTTAAAAGACACATCATGTGACAGTTTATTGTTCtatcatttttgtttctttgcttttgctgGACTCTCTgtctggtttttcttttgcaatgaATGAGatttcgacccaaaaaaaaaaggtcacaAGATATGTTCCCTAGATCTAACAATATTCATATTTGGATTGTGAGGTTTCCTTGAGTATTAAGTAGGAGTATCACATATACACTAATTACCATGATAATTGCAGCATCAGCCTTTGGAACACAATCAAACATGTCACCCCCAACATTCTCAATGCGATCACACTCTTGAGCAACAGACACAACATGAGGAAGATCAAAATTGATGCCTCGAATCCAAGGGCACGCCTCGACCAACAAGCGCAAAGTAGTCCCGTCACCCCCACCCACATCTACAATTGTCTCGAGCCCTTTGAACACCTCTAAGCAGCTTTCAAGCACAGCAGGCACAGCCACCCTTGCATCACAAGCCATTGCTTCATTGATGAGCTTGCTGTGATTAGGATTGGCCGCGGCATAGCTCCACACATCCTCTCCATGTACTGCCTTGAATGCCGGGTTGTTAACACCTTGGATTCGGGCACTGAGGCCATGCCATGGTGCCAGCATTACCGGGCTACTCTCTAGCAAAATGAAGGCAGCCATGCTGTTTTTTCCGGATTTCAATAGCCGTTTGGACAAAGGTGTTTGTACATAAACTTTGGGGCCTAATTGGGTTGCTGGTTTttctttgaatattttgagGTGGACTAGGACCCTCATGATGCGGTAGAGGGGAGAAGGATCACATCTTAGAGCAGATGATAGCTCTAGGAGTGTCATGGGGCTGCCATGGCTTTCAATTGCATCAGCTATTCCAAGCTCAATGGCACATTTTACCACTGCGATTTCAACAAACCCGAACACATATTTCCAGATTTCCACTTTGgcatgttcttcttctttctcttttcctccTAACTCTCTTTGTTTatcttccatctctttctgTGTGTGTCATAGACTCTAAGgtaacaatatatataatttgcagGAAGAGATTGGAGTATGGTTACATGCAGAACATGTGTTGAACAGTTTAGGTAATGTTTCATTTTCGTTGGGATTTTTCCTAGATTCAGCCACTCAATTTTAAATGTATTTTCATGTATTGGTAGACATCTTTTGCCTTATTGGCTGGAAGGATTTTGTCTTGTATACAAAACATGGTAAGCATGGTAAGCATGCATTGTTTAGCTGTAGCTAGTGGCATTATCATAAGAATCTTGTGTTTTTGCTGTGagcatattttttgtttgtttcttatttttgtctttccaaTCATGTTTTGATACTCttctaatatatatgtattagaATGTGAGCATCCaacccaaaatcaattgaccCAAAATCTTTTGTACCATTTGACAAGGCTTTTATTCTCCGATGTGAGATTCACACTCTCAATCAACACACAAAACGGAGGAACAACTATTGAGCtatatgaattgaattgaatcaaTACAGATGATACATTATTCTGCAGAAAACTCTATCTGATTTTGCTTAGCTTCCATCCATTGGCTCTGTCTCATAAGTCGTAAGGACATTGAAAGACAAACTAATGGAAAGAAAGACATTGGAGGTCTGTGAATCACATATATGCATACCTTAAAAATCAAAGCATGTGTTGCTCAAAAACATGCCTACTAGTATTGGGATAGAAAGATATATAGCAGCCACAATGCATTTGCTCAGATTTTATTGCCAACCATTTAAAGATTACAAACTGCAAGAGCAGTAGGCTTATTAACTGAACAATTTTGACAATGACGCAACAGATAAAGACCAAAAGGTAACTTAAACAATACAATCAAACAGTACTAATTTGCAAAAGCAAATCCACACCcataactttttgttttctgaattTAAGGAAAAGCCTGAATAACGGATGGGACAGCATGAATAGGTGTGATAGTGTCGGCTAAAGCCAGCTTCCCCAAGAACATATCCCCATTCCTTCAAGGTCCTTTCTTTTCCTGTGTTTGTATGGGCCATCATCACCATGTCTAGCATCAATCTCACATTTGTTAGTTTGATGTCCTCTTTCTCATCTTTTTCATCGATAACCGCTTCTACGATTATCACCTTCCCTTTATCTTCCGGAATAGCTTCCCTGCACTTCTTAAGGATACGGATGCACTCATCATCGCCCCAGTCGTGAAGAACCCACTGCAATTCACGAAAACAGAATCAGAGTATCCATTGTCATAACGCCTTGTTGAGCAAGAAAACTTATTGCAAGATAATCAGGGAGTGATGGCAGAGGAACCACATTTTTTCTTATCCCATTAGCGCAGACAAATGATGTAATAAGTAGACATTAACAGACAAATCAAATGATGAAACTAATAGCTCACAGgatgaatgaaaaatataaacgTGTTGCTGCTAGCTATTTTAAGGCTGCTCTTCCTTAAATGGTTTAGTTTTCTTGCTAACCCTCATAATTACAGCATCAGCCTTTGGAACACTATCAAACATGTCACCTCCAACATTCTTCATGCGGTCACACTCCCGAGCAACAGACACAACATGAGGAAGATCAAAGTTGATGCCTTGAATCCAAGGACATGCCTCAACCAACAAGCGCAAAGTAGTCCCATCACCCCCTCCCACATCTGCAATTGTCTCAATCCCTTTGAACACCTCTAAACAACTTTCAATCACTGCAGGCACAGTCACCCTTGCATCACAAGCCATTGCTTTGTTGATAAGCTTGCTGTGATCAGGATTGGCTGCGGCATAGCTCCATACATCCTCTCCATGTACTGCTTCAAATGCTGGATTGCTAATACCTTGAATTCAAGCAGTTAGGCCATGCCACGGTGCCAACATTACCGGGCTACTCTCTAGCAAAATTAAAGCAGCCATGCTGTTTTGTCCAGATTTCAATAGCCATTTGGACAAAGGTGTTTGTGCAAAAACTTTGGGGCCTAATTGGGTTGCTGGTTTctctttgaatattttgagGTGGAAAAGTACCCTCATGATGCGGTAAAGGGGAGAAGGATCACAACTTAGAGCAGATGAGAGCTCTAAGAGTGTCATGGGGCTTCCATGGCTTTCAATTGTATCAGCTATCCCGAGCTCAATGGCGCATTTCACCACTGCGATTTCAACGAACCCAAAAACATATTTCAAGACATCCACTTTGGcatgctcttcttcttcttcctgttCCAATCTTAACTCTCTACTTTGTTTATCTTCCAtatctttgtgtgtgtgtgtgtttgtccTAGGCTCTTAGCCGCATGTAAAATTTGCAGGAAGAGATTGGAGTTGAATGTGCTTAACATTTAGAAATCTGTCATTCTCATTCAATATTGAACAGTCAATTTTGCGATCAGAGCTGGGACCAAGGCAGGGAGTGGAGGTAGCCGCTGCTTTTGCAGTTTTAAAGCCATTCAAAAGTGATTTGCTCCTAAGAAATCAACAatattcactttttttttattgaaaaaattggcTTTCAAAAGTGATTATCATAAGAACCATCAGATGTGATTCACCTCTTATGAACATTAAGAAGTTGTTGGGGAATTAATTGCTTCTATAAAAGGCCAGGAACAATCCAGCCTAGTAAcactctcaaaatcaatcccAAGTCGTCcagaacatatatatttttctcatgagaatttataaaataataaaaaagagagaacatTTAATTTAGTAGGTAAACATAAAAGCATACAACTGTTCAAAATTTCCTCTTTAAGTTGATGATAAAGTGGACCCTGGAAACTAAATTCATTTTGCACATTTCTTTACGCCAGGGAATCTTGTTTTTCCCATAAACGGCTCCCTGGAATTCACATCTATTATCTCAACCACAAAAACACGTATTCATTTCCTTCAATAATGCCTCTATGAGCGGTGAAAATTATACGATATGAAAATCAAATCATTTAGAAAAAGAATTGCATACAAGAATCTAATGAACTAGCACGAAAAACACATGGCATGGTTGGTCGGGGATAGCAATTTTGCTATCCCTTCACAAGCttgatatttttctctttctcaggATGTTTTCTCCAGTGTTACAAAATACACAATGACTGGCTTGCAATTGAGagtaaaattttaagtttgaaCTAGATTTGGTGGGGTGCgcctagggatggcaaaaatccccgcAGGGGCGGGTCCCCAATCCTAACAAGGGGAGATTTTGGGACTAAACGGGTATCGGGATCcccaaatttgaaaaacacccgacgggtatggggaggggatggtattggcatccccatccccgaacccgacccgaaaatatatatgtttatacttaaataaataaataaataattataatatttatgtttaaccctaagttaacctcCATCTCCTAATTATTCCTAATCTTCTATGGCACTTCATATTGatatgattttgaatagttgagttgagcTTTAtcgttaatttggatgtgttgaatgataatttaatatgaaacttaatgttaaaatgtatgataaatattttttttatgcaaaaaaaattggggattcggggcgggtatAGGGGATAGTCCCCcaatggggaggggatggggATTTCCCGAAACCTATTAAACGGGGATGGGTTCGGGGACGTgggcggggatggagagcggggaCGGAGATGGTGTTGTCATACCCGGGccctacccgacccgttgccatccctaggtGCGCCAAGCCCATGCAGTAGTGCAAAGCTTGGGCGATGCGCGAGAGCCCCAATAGCAAGCTACTGTTGTGGACCCTCCCcctaaagaaattaatttaatattgtGTGGACCATTGGTCCACGTATCAGATATTAAACTGATAAGAACAGATATTACACTTGATCTTAGCCAAAAGGCCGAGAAAGGTATGCTTTTTATATTCTCTTGTTTCTCTTCTTATAGGGCCTTTCACTTCCTTCCTTGGTCCAGCCGATGTTGGATTGTTACAAACAGTTAAAAGGTGTACGAACGAAGGCTGAGGGGTAAGGGCTGTACCTGTGTGAGTGTGTGACCCGCACAAACAGAGAGCAAAATTGATTTGGTCTATACGGACTGTATTCTCATATAAGAGAAGCAAAGGCTGCTTGCAATTTGGGAAAAAGGTATGCCAAGCTTGGTATCTGTACTAACTATTTGTCGTTCCAAATTTGCTTAACAAGTTCATCACACTAATACTATATAATAACACAAGTGaaaacaatattttctttgtgttcATTCTTTGTCATACAAATTCTTCatctattttctaaacttgaACCCATCAGCACCAATATTAATGCCGAACAAATCCAATTAGCACTTTTCATCACACAATGATACAATACAAGTTTCAAAGAGTGGCTTAGTTATCAGTCCATTTAAATTCACAAAATTTAAATCCTCATAAGTGCTTGACATTAGCTCACGTAATAAGGGTGAGTGAGAAAATGATTTAAGATTATGATATGTAAATAGTTTGCTACTTTCTCATTGTAGAACAAGAATTTAAGGCGATATTTGTTATCGttttagcaaaaagaaacTGCAAAACAAAGCCCCGAGTCACACTGATGCCATAACGATCTAACTTGAAAGCATACATAGCCATTTGCGGAAGAGACTGAATCCAAACTTCTTGGATGTTGAGGGTGACCAATACCAATGGAAAGAGGGAAATTTGCCTCCAAAACCCAGGTTCGAAAGAGGGAAATAAACTTGGCAATCAAATGTTCAATATCTTGGGACTATATTTATAGGGCCTTACTCCGAAGAGAGAGCCCTTCCAGAAATTCTCAAGGGCACATGGCTGAACCAAGGCCCAAGAGGGGGTTTGGAAATAGTTTTCAACCAGCAATAGACGCGCCTCGGTTAGAACCTCATAAGCTGCGTCATTGCCCCAAGCGCAAAGATACTTCAATCATTGGCTTCCGCTCACGTTTATCCCACTACAGCAACTCAGCCTTTTCTGCTCTATCCATGTGGGACTACAACTTCTTCTTTTACAATTGATAATTACAGCATCGGCCTTTGGAATACAATCAAACATGTCACCTCCAACATTCTCAATGCGATCACACACCTgagcattttttttctattaaaatatactcggttttattaatatttccctcctttcttttttttcttttttttttctaatttgttttGCAGTTGCTTCTCACTCACCCTTATTACGTGAGCTATTTGAAGCTTGTATTGTATCATTGTGTGATGAAAAGTGCTAATTGATTTTTAAGGTATGCATATATGTGATTCACAGCCCTCCAATGTCTTTCTTTCCATTAGTTTGTCTTTCAATGTCCTTGCCACTTACGAGACAGAGCCAATGGATGGAAGCTAAGCAAAAGCAGGTAGAGTTTTCTGCAGAATACCGTATCATTTGTATTGACTCGATTGAACTAATTACAAGAGCACATTGTGGGAACCGAATTAAATCagaccctaggtcaaataattcattcaatttggggattatttgacctaattgggaattaatcaacctaattgggagttactcaatttaattggggattacccaattaaatggaacgttacctaattaggttgagaattgatttgattcctaccacaattcccaattaaatgaggagttacctaattaaattaggatttgatttgatacctaccacaattagggatttgatttaccctaataaatcaaatcaattccaaataggggaggaataattcccttccatctacggaattattcttctgaaaccctagcctccaaGACCATTATAAAAGGatagccacacacaagggttgaggtatGTCTAAAAGGATAGCTATTGTTTTATATACGATtcaattgaactaatttaggcatcggagggcctttggccaacacccccctggtgtggtcctcttatttgttatattttgtagggagaaagaggtggcgaagaagaaagaggaatCTTTCCaatcgaatattctcgtgggaaAATTTCTCCTACACACACATTATATTATATAGCTCAGTAGAGGCTAAGCTCTCTGCTAACAATTTAACAAATTGTTAACCTTCAAACTAACCAAAGCATCTGATATAGAATCAATGATATGGCATAATCAGGACCATTCACTTACTGCTATTAATAGAGTTGCTTAGATCATGCTGTTCTAATACTTGTAGCCCTCCACACAAGTTAGAATGAAATATTAATGGAAGGTCTAGCAATGCATGGAAAACATCCTGTAAAAGCAGAACCCGATCAGAAGGGTATTAAAACACgattgaagaaacaaaaaaaaaaaaaaagttactctcaaaacaaaacatgtgTCATGAATTCTACTCAAATTTCACTGATATCTGAGTTCATGGCTATCTTTCAAGCTGAATATTTCGGCTATGATTTGAATAACGCATAGTTGATGATCTGGAAAAAGTAAAAGTTGTCTGAAATGGAAGAATTTCTTAAACACATGACAAGTTTTGCAAACACAAGCAATGTAATACATAACTAAAACATGACATGTAACACCctgactccaaatttaattaccca
Proteins encoded:
- the LOC117638060 gene encoding acetylserotonin O-methyltransferase-like, translating into MEDKQRELGGKEKEEEHAKVEIWKYVFGFVEIAVVKCAIELGIADAIESHGSPMTLLELSSALRCDPSPLYRIMRVLVHLKIFKEKPATQLGPKVYVQTPLSKRLLKSGKNSMAAFILLESSPVMLAPWHGLSARIQGVNNPAFKAVHGEDVWSYAAANPNHSKLINEAMACDARVAVPAVLESCLEVFKGLETIVDVGGGDGTTLRLLVEACPWIRGINFDLPHVVSVAQECDRIENVGGDMFDCVPKADAAIIMWVLHDWGDDECIRILKKCREAIPEDKGKVIIVEAVIEEDNEKQDKKLTNVRLMLDMVMMAHTNTGKERTMKEWGYVLVEAGFSRHTITPIHVVQSLIQAFP